In Chaetodon trifascialis isolate fChaTrf1 chromosome 6, fChaTrf1.hap1, whole genome shotgun sequence, one DNA window encodes the following:
- the tmem119a gene encoding transmembrane protein 119 — protein MDGSGDEAELGLLFPTSFSTRAPVHITAATGAPTLTNTITTTMIRLKDFVLTRVVDFLQQNLLIIIVVTSLLIVMVFIICCASAMSHKRKLEAYKPPPNPPRKYAADKTGGRKNSSELQERPYAVDHVKRVQTQSMASPKNLRMPSKALVGERGRDVRSSPRQEVRKVRQAEEVEKRREEHKYKEQPKHREEVQQSPSTSSGQPVCTCHLKKAHH, from the coding sequence ATGGACGGCAGTGGTGATGAAGCAGAGCTGGGACTCCTTTTCCCAACCTCCTTCTCCACTCGAGCACCTGTTCACATCACCGCTGCCACCGGAGCTCCCACCCTCACcaacaccatcaccaccaccatgaTCCGCCTGAAGGATTTCGTCCTGACCCGAGTAGTGGACTTCCTGCAGCAGAATTtgctcatcatcatcgtcgtgACCTCTCTTCTCATCGTCATGGTCTTTATCATCTGCTGTGCCTCTGCCATGAGTCACAAGCGCAAGCTGGAGGCCTACAAACCGCCTCCGAATCCACCCAGGAAGTATGCGGCTGATAAAACAGGCGGGCGCAAGAATTCAAGCGAGCTCCAGGAGAGGCCGTACGCCGTCGACCACGTCAAGAGGGTCCAGACTCAGAGCATGGCCTCGCCCAAGAACCTGCGCATGCCCTCCAAGGCTCTGGtcggagagagggggagagacgTCAGATCATCGCCTCGCCAGGAGGTCAGAAAGGTCAGGCAGGCGGAGGAGGTGGAAAAGCGAAGAGAGGAGCACAAGTACAAAGAGCAGCCAAAGCACagggaggaggtgcagcagagCCCCAGCACCAGCTCCGGTCAGCCAGTCTGCACCTGCCACCTGAAAAAGGCCCACCACTAG
- the iscua gene encoding iron-sulfur cluster assembly enzyme ISCU produces MAVVSLRNSASSLLLFSKRLFSPQLYVACSYHEKVVDHYENPRNVGSLDKKSKNVGTGLVGAPACGDVMKLQIEVDENGKIVDAKFKTFGCGSAIASSSLATEWVKGKSVDEALKIKNTDIAKELCLPPVKLHCSMLAEDAIKAALSDYRLKQQDKKEERG; encoded by the exons ATGGCGGTTGTGTCTCTCCGAAACTCTGCGTCCTCGCTTTTGTTATTTAGCAAAAGGTTATTCAGCCCGCAGCTCTATGTCGCCTGTTCATACCACGAAAAG GTGGTGGACCACTATGAAAACCCAAGAAATGTGGGTTCTCTAGACAAAAAATCCAAGAATGTAGGGACTGGCTTGGTGGGTGCCCCAGCCTGTGGTGATGTAATGAAACTTCAG ATCGAGGTGGACGAAAATGGCAAGATTGTTGATGCAAAGTTTAAGACATTTGGCTGCGGATCAGCCATTGCCTCCAGTTCTCTCGCAACAGAGTGGGTGAAGGGGAAGTCG GTTGATGAAGCTCTGAAGATCAAGAACACAGACATTGCCAAAGAGCTGTGCCTTCCCCCAGTCAAGCTTCATTGCTCTA tgctTGCAGAAGATGCCATAAAAGCAGCGCTGTCTGACTACAGACTAAAGCAACAGGACAAGAAGGAGGAACGTGGATAA